The window AGGACAGATGCTGGACAGCACACTGGTGAGTATCTTTTCCGGTACGATTCAGCTGATTGGCACGTTGGTCATGATGATTTACACCAATATCTGGCTGACGCTGATTACGATTTTCTTTATTCCGGTGTTTGCTAAGGCCGGCGGTACGATTGCCAAGCATAGTCGCAAGTATTATTCGCAGCAGCAGGCAGCGCTGGGCGCTTTAAACGGATATATTGAAGAATCTGTCACAGGACAGAAGGTAGTCAAGGTCTTCAATCATGAGGAAAAATGTAAGGAAGAATTCGGAAAGCTCAATCAGGACCTGCGCAATAAGCAGATCAGAGCGCAGTTCTTCGGCGGTATTATGGGCCCGATCATGGGCAACATGAGCCAGATCAGCTATGCAGTGACGGCGTGCATCGGCGGTATTTTATGTGCGCTGGGCCGCTTTGACATTGGCGGTCTGACGGTATTTGTCAATTATTCGCGCCAGTTCAGTTTTCCGATCAGTGAGCTTTCTAGCCAGGTCACCAATATCTTTTCCGCTTTGGCAGGCGCAGAGCGTGTATTTGTCATGATGGACGAGGAGCCGGAGCAGCTTGACGCTGCCGATGCGGTGGCGATGCCGCAGATGGAGGGGCATGTGGTGCTGGATCACGTGACATTTGGCTATAATCCGGATAAGACAATCCTGAAGGATATCAATCTAACGGCAGAGCCGGGTCAAAAGATTGCTTTCGTTGGTTCTACTGGCGCCGGCAAGACAACGATTACCAACCTGCTCAATCGTTTTTATGATATTCAGGAAGGCAGTATTTCAATTGACGGTGTCAATATCCAGAAAATCCAAGGCGATGAGCTGAGAAAGAATATCGCAATGGTGCTGCAGGATACGCACCTGTTTACCGGAAGCGTAATGGAAAACATCCGTTTTGGCCGGATGGATGCAACCGACGAAGAGGTCATTGAGGCAGCCAAAACGGCCAGTGCACATTCCTTTATTATGCGGCTGGATCAGGGATACGACA is drawn from Lachnospiraceae bacterium and contains these coding sequences:
- a CDS encoding ABC transporter ATP-binding protein yields the protein MPPMGGPGGRGRRMGEPSKPKNAKATIQRLFAYVGKYKVKVTIALIFVVLRTLATLASSYLLRPIINNYIIPGGGENLLKGLAMGLGVLALVYLVNIVSAYGQSRLMIYVSQHSIEAIRNDLFTKVQKLPVRYYDTHSTGDMMSRFTNDVDNIGQMLDSTLVSIFSGTIQLIGTLVMMIYTNIWLTLITIFFIPVFAKAGGTIAKHSRKYYSQQQAALGALNGYIEESVTGQKVVKVFNHEEKCKEEFGKLNQDLRNKQIRAQFFGGIMGPIMGNMSQISYAVTACIGGILCALGRFDIGGLTVFVNYSRQFSFPISELSSQVTNIFSALAGAERVFVMMDEEPEQLDAADAVAMPQMEGHVVLDHVTFGYNPDKTILKDINLTAEPGQKIAFVGSTGAGKTTITNLLNRFYDIQEGSISIDGVNIQKIQGDELRKNIAMVLQDTHLFTGSVMENIRFGRMDATDEEVIEAAKTASAHSFIMRLDQGYDTILEGDGANLSQGQRQLINIARAAISKAPILVLDEATSSVDTRTERHIEHGMDRLMKNRTTFVIAHRLSTVRNADAIMVLEHGEIIERGSHDELLALKGRYYELYTGLKELD